The genomic DNA CTTAATTAACTCTTCATACAATTCTTTCGCCAAACTTAAGCCTGGGACTGGTAATTGTAATTTTTCTGCTTCCTCTAAAGCAATCTTCATATCTTTCATAAAATGCTTTACATAAAATCCTGGCTCAAAGTCTCCTTTTAACATTCGAGGAGCTAAATTACTTAATGACCAACTACCTGCTGCCCCTGTTGAAATACTCTCTAACACTTTATCTGGATTCAATCCAGCCTTCTTCGCGTAAGCAACAGCCTCACATACTCCAATCATATTGGAAGCAATCGCAATTTGATTGCACATTTTTGTATGTTGTCCACTCCCAGCTGGTCCTTGTAATTGAATGTTTGTTCCTAACTTTTCAAGTAAAGGTAAGCATCTATCATATATTTCTTTCTCTCCACCTACCATAATTGCGAGTTTTGCTTCTTTCGCACCAACATCTCCTCCTGAGACAGGTGCATCTAACGTATATATATTTTTGCTTTTTGCAACTTCATTAATACGTTTTGCTAAAGTAGGTGTAGATGTCGTAAAGTCAATTGCTATCGTACCTTCTTTTGCATGTTCTATAATTCCTTCTATACCAAAATACACTTCTTCTACATCATGTGGATATCCAACCATTGTCATTACAATATCAACTTGCTTCACTAACTCTTTTGGCGTATCACACCATTGTGCACCATCTTGCACTAAAGAATCTGTTTTTGCTTTCGTTCTATTATATACATATACTTTATGACCATCTTGCATTAAGTGATAAACCATACTTTTTCCCATTACGCCAATACCAATGAAACCTATTGATAAAGTTTTATGTTCCATTTTCTCATCCCCTTTGTTCTAATAAATCATTTACCATCTTTCGGAACTCTTTATTAAAGTCATCATCCATACTATTTTTTACATTTGAAAATAACATAACAAAAATTCCTTTTTCTTTATTAAAATTATTGAAAGTGTTCCAACCAGATAATACACCATGATTATGAAAATAATCTGCATATATATAAAAACTAAATGCATATTTCCGTTCTGCTGAAGGTGAAAACATTGCTTGTATACTTTGTTCAGAAAGAAGTTTTCCATTTATAATTGCTTCGTCTAACTTCTTCATATCTCCAACTGTCGTATACATCTCACCACAACCATATAGCCAATCCATGCCTAACTTCTGCGCTGGTACAAGCTCTTGATTTTTTTTCACATAACCCTTTGTAAAATTTTTATCGCCAGGTACCATATTTCCCATACCGGATTCATGCATATCTGCTTTTACAAATATGTTTTCTTTTATGTAATCTCCTAAAGGTTTTTTCGAGATATGTTCTATTATATAAGCAAGAACCATATAATTATAATCTGTATATCTCCAACCTGTTCCTGCAGGAAATTCTAAATTTTGACGTCCGATCCAATTAATTAACTGTAAACGGGAAGCAGCATTAACATTGCCTTTTGCGTGTTCAGGTAAACCAGAGGTATGGGTTAACAAATGATATAGTGTAATATTTTTATTCTCCGGAAATGAAGGAATATATTTATTTACATTATCTTGAATATTCAATTTACCTTGTTCTTGCAACTGTAAAATAGATGTGGCAACAACTGTTTTCGTAATAGAACCGATACGATATTTTGTTTGAGGCGTATTTTCTATTTTATTTTGAACATCAGCATACCCATATCCTTTATTCAATATAACATGCTCTTTATCTGTTACCAAAACTGTTCCATTAAATTGCTTTCCGACTAAATATTGATCTAATTTTTGAGATATGCTAGCATAATCAATTTGTTGCTCTTCTTTTCCTTCTATATTCCCTTGCACTTCTGGTTCAATAGTAGGATTCACCTTAGTTGTTAATACT from Bacillus cereus G9842 includes the following:
- a CDS encoding NAD(P)-dependent oxidoreductase, whose protein sequence is MEHKTLSIGFIGIGVMGKSMVYHLMQDGHKVYVYNRTKAKTDSLVQDGAQWCDTPKELVKQVDIVMTMVGYPHDVEEVYFGIEGIIEHAKEGTIAIDFTTSTPTLAKRINEVAKSKNIYTLDAPVSGGDVGAKEAKLAIMVGGEKEIYDRCLPLLEKLGTNIQLQGPAGSGQHTKMCNQIAIASNMIGVCEAVAYAKKAGLNPDKVLESISTGAAGSWSLSNLAPRMLKGDFEPGFYVKHFMKDMKIALEEAEKLQLPVPGLSLAKELYEELIKDGEENSGTQVLYKKYIRG
- a CDS encoding serine hydrolase domain-containing protein produces the protein MIKKVMIMASLSAIVGGGVYYFLVSPNIKENTVLTTKVNPTIEPEVQGNIEGKEEQQIDYASISQKLDQYLVGKQFNGTVLVTDKEHVILNKGYGYADVQNKIENTPQTKYRIGSITKTVVATSILQLQEQGKLNIQDNVNKYIPSFPENKNITLYHLLTHTSGLPEHAKGNVNAASRLQLINWIGRQNLEFPAGTGWRYTDYNYMVLAYIIEHISKKPLGDYIKENIFVKADMHESGMGNMVPGDKNFTKGYVKKNQELVPAQKLGMDWLYGCGEMYTTVGDMKKLDEAIINGKLLSEQSIQAMFSPSAERKYAFSFYIYADYFHNHGVLSGWNTFNNFNKEKGIFVMLFSNVKNSMDDDFNKEFRKMVNDLLEQRG